The following are encoded in a window of Ignavibacteriales bacterium genomic DNA:
- the mutL gene encoding DNA mismatch repair endonuclease MutL: MSQKIKILPEILANKIAAGEVVNRPESVVKELMENAIDAGASTVEVMIKGAGKTLIQVFDDGEGMSEQDAVLSIQRHATSKITTLDDLEGIRTFGFRGEALASIAAVSIFELKTERRDEELGTFLKIDENSNIVKEKGSFAKGTSIAVKNLFYNVPARRNFLKTNQTELKHIIETFKKISLSHPEIAFKFYNDDDIVFDFPIGTIQERMKHVFAENILDAILEVKEITDYISITGFVTKPAYLRRSKGEQYFFLNKRYVQSKIINHAVFTAYEHVLEKGDYPFFVLFMTIDQKKVDVNVHPSKLEVKFEDEKEIYSFVQAVIKKTLGSYDLVPNITFDGSQTEKESLRYRKYSPSDRQDFSDRPFTARSSDGERRAPIMSEEEMDRMFDDLNQEIKSSAPSSPVSTPFDEKQTTEVYHESGISQEFETPFLVLLHNKYILSQIKSGLMIIDAHVAHERILYEVAMQSFEANIPFAQHLLFPQTVNLDPADYQLMKELEPYLTNLGFEIKFQVKNKIVIVGIPSDVKVEYEVETLLDILNEYRKNEQHNQLEVRDNLAKSFSCKAAIKAGDKLTEKEMRILVDKLFATSMPYVCPHGRPIVIKIPLEEFDKRFGRT; encoded by the coding sequence TTGTCTCAGAAAATAAAAATATTACCGGAAATTCTTGCTAACAAAATAGCAGCCGGCGAAGTTGTAAACAGGCCTGAATCCGTTGTAAAAGAGTTAATGGAAAACGCGATTGATGCAGGAGCGTCAACTGTTGAAGTGATGATAAAAGGTGCAGGCAAAACTTTAATACAAGTTTTTGATGACGGCGAAGGAATGAGTGAGCAAGATGCGGTTCTTTCTATTCAAAGACATGCGACGAGTAAAATTACAACACTTGATGACCTTGAGGGAATTAGAACATTTGGTTTCAGAGGTGAAGCGTTGGCCTCAATTGCCGCTGTTAGTATTTTTGAATTGAAAACTGAACGTAGAGATGAAGAGCTAGGTACTTTCTTAAAGATTGATGAAAACTCCAACATCGTAAAAGAAAAAGGATCTTTTGCAAAAGGCACGTCTATCGCCGTGAAGAATCTTTTTTACAATGTTCCTGCACGCCGTAACTTCTTAAAGACTAATCAAACCGAACTTAAACATATTATTGAAACATTTAAGAAAATTTCTCTCAGTCATCCTGAAATTGCTTTCAAGTTTTACAACGATGATGATATAGTTTTCGATTTTCCTATCGGAACTATTCAAGAAAGAATGAAACATGTCTTTGCAGAGAATATTCTAGATGCAATTCTAGAAGTAAAAGAAATTACAGATTATATTTCCATCACAGGATTCGTAACCAAACCCGCCTATCTACGCAGAAGTAAAGGTGAACAATACTTTTTCCTGAACAAAAGATATGTACAAAGTAAAATTATTAATCATGCTGTTTTTACTGCTTATGAACACGTTCTGGAAAAAGGCGATTATCCATTCTTCGTTTTGTTCATGACAATTGATCAGAAAAAAGTGGATGTAAATGTTCATCCGTCAAAATTGGAAGTTAAGTTCGAAGATGAAAAAGAAATTTATTCTTTCGTTCAGGCTGTTATTAAAAAAACACTTGGAAGTTATGATCTTGTTCCTAACATAACTTTTGATGGGTCACAAACCGAGAAAGAATCTTTACGATACCGGAAATATTCTCCGAGTGATCGTCAAGATTTTAGCGACAGACCATTTACTGCCAGATCTAGTGATGGAGAACGCCGCGCTCCAATAATGAGCGAAGAAGAAATGGACCGGATGTTCGATGATCTGAATCAAGAAATAAAATCGTCAGCGCCATCTTCGCCGGTTTCTACTCCCTTCGATGAAAAACAAACAACGGAAGTTTATCATGAAAGCGGGATTTCACAAGAATTCGAGACACCGTTTCTAGTTTTGCTTCACAATAAATACATTCTATCACAAATAAAAAGCGGATTAATGATAATTGATGCTCACGTTGCCCATGAACGTATTCTTTATGAAGTAGCGATGCAATCTTTTGAAGCAAACATTCCGTTTGCACAGCATCTTCTTTTTCCGCAGACAGTGAATCTTGATCCGGCTGATTACCAGTTGATGAAAGAATTAGAACCTTATCTTACAAATCTGGGCTTTGAAATTAAATTCCAAGTAAAGAATAAAATTGTAATTGTTGGAATCCCATCGGATGTAAAAGTTGAATATGAAGTTGAAACGTTGCTGGATATTCTTAATGAGTATAGGAAAAACGAACAGCATAATCAGCTTGAAGTACGCGACAATCTTGCAAAATCTTTTTCATGCAAAGCAGCTATTAAAGCCGGAGATAAACTTACCGAAAAGGAAATGAGAATTCTTGTTGACAAACTTTTTGCAACGTCTATGCCATATGTTTGCCCACATGGCAGACCAATAGTAATAAAAATTCCTCTCGAAGAGTTTGATAAAAGATTTGGAAGGACTTGA
- a CDS encoding dihydrofolate reductase, translating into MEKIIIAAISKNNVIGKDGKVPWHSKEELQHFKQTTMSFPVIMGRKTWEAIAKPLKGRLNVVITRDQSFSTQFHEVIVFQSLHLAFSYFSTSIYNKVFIIGGGEIFSEAIDKVDSLILSEMNFETEGDIFFPEIDGTKWTLDTNELFTDFTVHHYIRKQN; encoded by the coding sequence TTGGAAAAAATAATTATCGCTGCCATTTCAAAGAACAACGTAATCGGGAAAGATGGCAAGGTACCTTGGCATTCTAAAGAAGAGTTACAGCATTTCAAACAAACTACAATGAGCTTTCCGGTAATAATGGGAAGAAAAACATGGGAAGCTATCGCTAAACCGCTCAAAGGAAGATTAAACGTAGTAATAACCCGCGATCAGAGTTTTTCAACGCAATTTCATGAAGTAATTGTTTTTCAGTCACTTCATCTTGCGTTTAGTTATTTTAGCACCAGCATTTATAATAAAGTGTTTATTATAGGAGGCGGTGAAATATTCTCGGAAGCTATTGATAAAGTTGATTCATTAATTTTATCTGAAATGAATTTTGAAACTGAAGGAGATATATTCTTTCCGGAAATTGACGGAACGAAATGGACACTTGATACAAACGAATTATTTACTGATTTCACAGTCCATCATTATATTAGAAAACAAAATTAG